The Chanos chanos chromosome 9, fChaCha1.1, whole genome shotgun sequence genome includes the window ctccctctctcctctcctttttaaattttaaactgGAGTCTTGGTCTAATTCAGCTTTGCCTGAGTTGTTTGGTGTCGCCATGTGCACTTGtaggatgtttttgttgttgttgttaatttgaCTAGGGAGTTTCAGTTTGTTCTTTTCCCCAGTTGGCAAATTCTTGTGGTTTGAGTGGACCCCACTGCTTACTATTTTATAGAGCAATAGGTTCAGTGATTACTTTTAAGATTTTTAGCATAGATTTTAAGTAGCATATTATACTGAATTGTCATTCTAACCCTGTGGAAGAAATAGCTTTATGTTTCAGTTTATGGCCAGATTGAAATTGACAGTGGAGCTACTTTTTAGCTATGGTGCCCAGTTTTAAAGTGCATCTTTTTTCCTGACTCATTGACCTGTTCTGTTTTGAAGATGACTTTTGCCAGGCTTACTGAcagagtcatctctctctctctctctctctctctctctctttctgtctgcctgtcagaCATGTTtaagatgcacacacacacctctaacgCTTCAGTCTATAAATACAGCAACTTTGTATTAATTTAAAAGGAGTGTAGACTTACTGTGTTCACacttgcatctttttttttctcttttcccagcTTTCCATAAAGCCGGGCGACAGGCTGAGGCCGTCAAAGTGTTGGAACAGCTTACCCACAATGCAGTGGTGGAGAGCAGGTTTAACGACGCTGCATTCTACTACTGGATGCTGTCTATGCAATGCCTGGACATCGCacgtggtatgtgtgtgtgtgtgtgtgtgtgtgtgagagagagagagagagagagagagagagagagacatataatCCTGGCTGTGTATGTttcatgctctgtgtgtgtgtgtgggtatgtgtgtgtgtgtgtgtttgtagaaaaTGAAGAGCAGAAGGAGGAGATGCTACAGAAGTTCCACAGTTTTCAGCACTTGGCGGAGCTTTACCATGTTTACCATTCCATCCAGCGCTACACGGTGAGCCTGTTGCCAACGGTTACCACCCTGATAACCATTCACATCCTTCAACACATCTGCACTCGTTTTATCACAAATGTCAGTTAGATatctacatacacacttatcCACTTCTacctctctacacacacacacacacacacacatttataataataaatatatatctaAAGATATACTTATCCACTTCCACTTCTCCACCacaatttatttctctctctctctctcgctctctgtctgtctgtctgcctcagGATGAGCCCTTCAGTTCACACATGCCTGAGACGCTCTTCAACCTGTCTCGCTTCCTCCTCCACAACCTCACCAAAGACAGTGTTCCCCTGGGCATCTCCAAAGTGTATCCCTCAACACCAGcgcctacacacactcacacacacactcacacagccatcTCTTAGGCCTCACGTTCTTTAAACCTTCCTTAAAGTTTAGGGGTTACCTTGGCAACTCCTCCTTTAGCAGTGGGCACATGTAAAGGCCAAGAGCTCTTGGTGTGGTCTTAACGAATGGACATTCACGCACTGACTGGCCCTGCCTGATGATTAAGTGTTTCACCGTGAAACGTCTGCTTAATGGATACTCCACagactggaggagagaaagaaagagagagagagggaaagagagagcaagttgaaatgaaatgatttgaacCTGTGATGGCAGAGAAACGGCGgggagaaagaacgagagaaagattcttttttcttcatgatCAAACTGAAATCACTTAATCTTCATTTATAACAGCGTTTTCTTTCTCCCACTACATTTCTTCCCAAAATGAAAGGCAGTGGAGTTATTGCATATTAAGTAGCTGTACACTGCTCTGGCTGGGTGTTCCTTAACGCTGTGTTCAGTAACACGCTCTTTGCTCTGGCCAAGCAGAGTAAAGCACTGGGGGCGTATAAACTGGCACGCCAAGCCTTAAAGAACTTGCACGGCCTTCAGATTCCCTCCCGCTTTCAGAACAGCATCGATCTCGCCagcgtcactctctcctccaaaCCTTTTCACGACAACGAggtaagagtgtgtatgtgtgtctgtgtgtgtgttaaagccACTGCTAATCACAAACAGGAATGTTTATgaatgtggttgtgtggtttgtgtgtgtttgtgtttgtgtgggtgtgtgataacatttgaatgtaataagagtgtttgtaatattgtaatagACATACTTGTGATTATCATACTACTGTGCCATGTTACATATgtgcaaaatgtgtgtgtgtgtgtgtgtgtttctttaggATCTGATTCCAATGTGTTTCCGCTGTTCTACAAACAACCCTTTGTTGAATAACTTGGGCAATGTGTGTATCAACTGCAGACAACCATTCATATACTCTGCCTCCTCTTATGGTGAGTGGTCCGCACATCTGTCATTCAGTCCTTGACTTATAAAAGTAGGGGACACATCTCCACATTGTAACTTGTCTTTAGTAACTCAGGCAGTAAGCTATACTGTAATAtgacatctgtctgtctgtgtgtgcgtgtgtgtgtgtgtgcagaggttCTGCCCCTGGTGGAGTTTTACCTGGAAGAGGGCATTAGTGATGAAGAGGCTGTATCTCTTATAGACCTGGAGGTACCTCGTGTGGACAGAAAAGCCTCGCGCTGGCAGGACATGAGCAGTGGAGGTATCCTTATTGTGCCTCTACACAGTCCAAGGAGACACGGGAGAGTATTGGAACAGGGCCAGGAATTCCCCTGATGAGAATAAGTACTCTAAGGGTAGCATGATAGGATGTTTGACTGTCAAATTGAGAGCATACTTACATGCACTGATTAACACCACAACTTGTTATTTTGTgaagtgcgcacacacagacaagcacgcaaacaaactcagacacacacatccagcatGCGGCTCTGCCTGTGGAGTCAGTCTAAATTGAGGGCACAGACCCCGGTGTTTCTGCCGAGGCTCCAGTCAGAGCAGAGTAATGCAGTATTGGTGCTGCTGtctggtaagtgtgtgtgaatcttAGCACATGTACCACACACacgtaaaacacacactcagagagtgCCACAGTGTAATTCACATTGTGGGTTTACTGATTGTACACTAATCATTCATggattttctctctgagaggatTTATAGCcatgctcctgtgtgtgtgtgtgtgtgtgtgtgtgtttaattgtgttAAGAGTGTTAAGTCTCTTACTGCTGGATGAGAACAACAGCGCTGTTCATTGGTTTTAATtaatctgtgcatgtgtgtgagggcatCTCAGCAGTCATTCAGTCACTGGTGcccttcacacactcacacacacaaacacatgcatgcacacacacaggagtctCAGAACAGAATGGAGTGCGTTTGGTATAATGTAACATATGTTAATGAAATGAAGACACAGTAAGTGATAAAGATGAGTTTAAGTTGACAGAGGAGGCCTGTGGGtgggggtgagaaagagagggagagagagagtgcatgatTGCGAGAGTGAGAATGATGgtgtgactgactgaagagGAGACAGGCaaaaaggaatgtgtgtgtgtgtgtttgtgtttctgtgtgtgttattcgccttaacagtgtgtgtgtgtgcgtgtcagagTCCCAGTCCCTTAAGCTGGATGACAGCATGGATGACCCAGCGGACGATCCGTTCACCGCCAAACTCAGCtttgaggtgagagagagagagagagagaatgagagagtgaaggtgAGACGAAGGGgacagaaggggagaggagagaataagtgggtctctctcacacagatacacacacacacacacacacacacagatacacacacacacactcaatgaaCATGAATCTTAACCAGATATTCTATGatttaaatctgtgtgtgtgtgtgtgtgtgtgtgtgtgtttgtgttacagcaGGGGGGTAGTGAGTTTGTTCCTGTGGTGGTGAGCCGTGCGGTTCTGAGGTCCATGTCCAGACGGGATGTTCTGATCAAACGCTGGCCCAAACCACTCAGCTGGCAGTACTACCGCTCTCTCTTACCGGATGTCAGCATCACCATGTGCCCCTCCTGttttcaggtacacacacacgaacacacgaacacacgcacacatacgcatgcacagtcactcacacacacacacacacacacacatacactcacatgcacacattccaTGCTGGTCTTCAACACCATCTctaatgtgcctctctctctgtgtcagatgtTCCACAGTGAAGACTATGAGTTGTTGGTTCTTCAGCATAACTGCTGTCCATACTGTCGCAGACCCATTGATGAGCCCAGTTAACACATACCTGTCTATCCACAATGCCCCCTGTGTGTCTTACCAAGGACCTTGACCAATttacacactcttacactgtgtgtatgtgtgagagagtgttttgtgtgtgcgtgtgcgtgtgcgtgtgtatggtgGTGATAGGTGTCCAGCCATTGGGAGAGCATCAGTCTGATAAGATTGAATGGCTCAGAGGCTGCTGGGGCAGCTAAAGCAgattaagtctgtgtgtgtaagggacAGGACAATGGGGAATTTTACCAAGCAGACTCTTCAAGAAAACTTACTTTGTTGTCATTTTCCCTCTATTTTCATAATAACTTTCTTATGTTAGTCTGTTGTATGTGGTAGATAAAATGGAATACGTATAGAGGGGAGGaaagtgagtgtttgtgcgtgtttctgtgtatttctaCTGAAGAGAGTTCAAATGGGTgaacagggaggaaaaaaacactacattCCACATGTTTTGTGACACCAAAACCTTTGTAAagatacaatacaatacaatgttTACTGATGTAATGTGTTCCTACATAAATAAAGCAAagttatcatttttcatttcaacatggATGTGGCCAGATGTGCGTATGTTTATGAAGATTCATATGCCATGAGTCATAAACCGTTCTAATCAGTCCAGGGCTGGTCAGATGGAAGAGGCCAGCAGAAGTGAAAAGTTACGTTTATAAACTGGTGGACAGGCAATGGAAAACTCTGAGAAAAAGGGCTCATTTGGAAGAGaaattaacataaaataaaatgacagaaataaaaggaaaaataaagttAAAGGACAAAGGTAAGTGTGACTGAAACTACCGAAAGTATGACAGAGACAAGAAAACCACATCATACAGTTTCTCTCTAAAACAAGATTGTGAAAACGGATATTTATAGCCTGAAAACTCTTAGCACACCACGCATGTCCATACTTCCTAAAGTGTTTCCTAAAAAGTATATTATTGAATCTTAAAGTACATCTGAGAACCAAATGAAAACGAGTGCGGAACAACGATTCATAGAGTCGCCGCCGTGTTTCTGCCTGGTGGATTTAGCCTTTATACCGATAGTGTAGTGTGCTACAGTACGACTAACCTTACTGAACAAAGTCAGGAACAACACTGTCAATTCTACTTCAAGAACGAGCAAAAACCTGGTTAAGGTCTGTTTTATATCAGATACATGAGAAATTTCCATAATGGATTCACCATATGCTCTCTTGCTATCACGTTAAAACGAAAGCTGATGTTTTAGAATATTCTAAGAGAATTTCGgaaaaacaacatataaaacataatttacacAAACCTGCATCACACGTCCGAATTTTTGCTCATTCTATGAGACGTAATTTAAAGTACAAGTCCAGAGGTCAGTAGTCACATTCATTGTATATGTATAGCGCTCACACGTCTTTGTGAGCGCTTTGATTCCCAAATTACAGTGCTTTTGGTCATTCTTCATTAAGAAgccctccttttctctgtcctctggccTGCTAACTACGCACAGCTTCACTCTTGGATTATAGACCCCCTCTCTGTCGGTTTGACCTCATTCTGtccatctttctcctcctcacagCCTTCTTCCAAATTACACCACCTCACCGtaatcacacattacacactctTCCATTTATCCCACCCAGGAGGGGGGCATATAAGAGAGCACCTCGGTGTCCCAGGGAGACAATCTTCCTTGGCGTATGTGCACTTGATCGGGCCACCGTCTCTCGCCTTTTCtacctttttcttctccctcttagTCGCGCttcaagacagacagactcttcAGACATGAACGGCACGGAAGGCCCGAACTTTTATGTGCCCATGTCAAACCGGACCGGTTTGGTACGCAGTCCATTTGAGGAACCGCAGTACTACCTGGCCGAGCCATGGAAGTACTCTTTGCTAGCCGCCTACATGCTTTTCCTTATTATCACGTCCTTTCCCATCAATTTCCTAACGCTGTACGTGACTGTGAAACACAAAAAACTCCGCACGcccttaaattacattttactcAACCTAGCGGTGGCCGACCTCTTCATGGTCATTGGGGGGTTCAGCGTGACCCTCTATACCGCGCTGCATGGTTATTTCGTCCTGGGGGTGACTGGCTGCAACATCGAAGGCTTTTTTGCAACCATGGGTGGTAAGTACACAGGGGGGTGAACCACGAGGGGTAAAAGCTGTAATGGTTGTAAAGTGTCTACTGGCGGAAAAAAATGGTTCAGCTATCAGCGCTACATACAGTAGGTAAGCAGGACATTGTCAAATAGATTTAGATTAATACAGGCACAGTGGTTAAAACCTCACTTAGATTAATTATCAGATATTGCCTGTAGTTAAATTTAACTTTGTAAATCCTATTTGATGGAGCTATTTTAATTAGATTGTGCTCGTATATTAACATTAAaagcattatttatttgtttatttcaataAACTGATGGAGCTAttatacattgtgtgtgtgtgtgcgtttgtgtgtgtgtgtgtatgtgtatttgtttgtgtgcgttgtGTATGTCTTCTAGGTGAGATAGCGCTGTGGTCTTTGGTGGTTTTGGCTATAGAGCGGTACATTGTGGTGTGTAAGCCCATGACGACGTTTCGTTTCGGGGAGAAGCATGCCATTGTTGGTGTGGGCTTCACCTGGATCATGGCTCTGACCTGTGCTGTTCCTCCACTGCTCGGCTGGTCTAGGCAAGAACACTCCTTCCCAGACCAGTATCACAAACTGTCCCCCCCAGTACTGGTTCCCATAAACTCTCTCCTGTTATCTATTGGGATAATAAAAGGGGATTGAGTCAGTAGTGTAGCTAAATGTGAAGGCCACATTAGACATTGGACTAATTGTCACATTAGACTTTAGACTAATTAACTAATTAGTTTGAAACCTAAGCAGCGCTTAAGACTATGATAATACTGTTAAACTTAGAACCTTACTTTTCTCTCATAGCCAGGTGACTGTCACATATAGTCAACACacttgtgcatgtctgtgtgtgtgcgcgcatgcgcatgtgtgtttgtgtgtgtttttgtgtgtgtgtgtgtgcgtgcgtgcgcgcgtgcgcgtgtgttcgtgcatgtgtgtgtgtgctcgtatgtgtgtgtgtgtgtgtgtgtgtgttgttatacAGGTATATTCCTGAGGGAATGCAGTGTTCATGTGGGATAGATTACTACACTCCTAAGCCAGAGATCAACAACACCTCATTTGTCATCTACATGTTCATCCTCCACTTCTCTATTCCTCTACTTATCATCTTTTTCTGCTACAGCCGCCTTCTGTGCACCGTCCGTGCGgtgagacgcacacacacaaacacaaacacaaatgtttctAATCTTCTTTACATtagaagtatttttttttactgatttgccctctctccctttttgtttttgcctgctTACGagtctttgtcatttttaacattttgcattcagtttgtttgtttgcttgtttggttggttgtttgtgtaGGCTGCTGCCCAGCAGCAGGAGTCAGAGACCACTCAGAGGGCAGAGAAAGAAGTGACTCGCAtggtggttgtcatggtgatagCTTTTTTGGTTTGCTGGTTACCCTATGCCAGTGTGGCCTGGTACATCTTTGCCAATCAGGGTGCAGACTTTGGCCCTGTCTTCATGACTATTCCCGCCTTCTTTGCCAAGAGTGCTGCTCTTTATAACCCTGTCATTTACATCCTGCTCAACAGACAGGTGAGGCTTAGCTTTGGATAAAAGTCATGTCTGCAAATCCTTTGAGGGACTTTCCTGCTCAAACTGATCAGtaatgaaagagtgtgtatgtttgtgtcttgaACTGCATGTTtgagtttttatgtttttatgttagTTGTTTTTATTCGTCTTACATTCTTGCGCTTGTTGACCTTGACTCTTAGTTCAGGAGCTGCATGCTGACCACGGTGTGCTGCGGAAAGAACCCATTTGGTGAAGAGGAGAGCACAACTTCTGCCTCGGCGAAAACGCAGTCCTCTGCCGTGTCCACAAGCCAGGTCGCCCCTGCCTGAGGTCTACAAATGTCACCTAAGAGGCCCTCACCTGGCCCTGCTACCAAAAAGCCTCCCATTGGCCAATTTTACCTCTCCTGTGTACAGCACCCAATTAATTGGCCaatttcatctctgttttcacTGCACTCCTCGTTTAGCCAAACTCATACATCTAACTCCACTGAATGAGTCCATGCATGAGTGTGAAGTGTACACAACCGTTCTCAGCCTCAAATAAACGACCTGCTCTGAACTCCAGGAATACTGTTCAGTTCATTTAACAGCACTGAAGCGTGTGTCAAACCGGATTGTGCTGCAGCATGTTAAATCAGTGTAAAATCAAACCACAACACAGATGATCCGTTCAGTACACCGTCCACCTTGGCATCAACCCCACCCCCGACCCCTC containing:
- the exorh gene encoding extra-ocular rhodopsin; protein product: MNGTEGPNFYVPMSNRTGLVRSPFEEPQYYLAEPWKYSLLAAYMLFLIITSFPINFLTLYVTVKHKKLRTPLNYILLNLAVADLFMVIGGFSVTLYTALHGYFVLGVTGCNIEGFFATMGGEIALWSLVVLAIERYIVVCKPMTTFRFGEKHAIVGVGFTWIMALTCAVPPLLGWSRYIPEGMQCSCGIDYYTPKPEINNTSFVIYMFILHFSIPLLIIFFCYSRLLCTVRAAAAQQQESETTQRAEKEVTRMVVVMVIAFLVCWLPYASVAWYIFANQGADFGPVFMTIPAFFAKSAALYNPVIYILLNRQFRSCMLTTVCCGKNPFGEEESTTSASAKTQSSAVSTSQVAPA